A stretch of the Vigna radiata var. radiata cultivar VC1973A chromosome 7, Vradiata_ver6, whole genome shotgun sequence genome encodes the following:
- the LOC106768065 gene encoding ethylene-responsive transcription factor ERF026-like gives MASSSSSSKRHPLYHGIRCRGGKWVTEIREPRKTNRIWLGTFLTPEMAAAAYDVAALALKGGEAVLNFPDSVGRYPVPASKSPEDIRTAAIAAAELMKPEASHNNVNAVAQSDNTEGYDYAYHNVVGPSYETEFVDEEAIFSMPSLLVDMAEGMLLTPPRMSSPSDYWTENSAGENLWNF, from the coding sequence ATGGCTTCATCCTCATCTTCATCAAAGAGACATCCCTTGTACCACGGAATCCGTTGCCGCGGAGGAAAGTGGGTCACTGAAATCCGTGAGCCACGTAAGACCAACCGCATATGGTTGGGAACGTTCCTCACTCCGGAGATGGCCGCCGCCGCCTACGACGTGGCGGCGTTAGCCCTCAAAGGCGGCGAAGCGGTTCTCAACTTCCCGGACTCAGTTGGCAGGTATCCAGTTCCCGCGTCAAAATCCCCTGAGGACATCCGCACCGCAGCCATTGCTGCAGCAGAACTCATGAAGCCTGAAGCCAGCCACAACAACGTTAATGCAGTAGCCCAGTCTGATAACACAGAGGGTTATGATTACGCTTACCATAATGTTGTTGGTCCTTCGTATGAAACTGAGTTTGTCGACGAGGAAGCCATATTCTCTATGCCGAGTTTGTTGGTCGACATGGCTGAGGGAATGCTGCTAACCCCTCCCAGAATGAGCTCGCCCTCTGATTACTGGACCGAAAATTCTGCTGGAGAAAATCTGTGGAACTTTTGA
- the LOC106766308 gene encoding protein DETOXIFICATION 49, whose protein sequence is MHQLSPTSTFCERNEGHPKISNPQLQVETNMCTSLIPKSPTSCQQHHHQTQNPNKTHFSLALLQAKCISNISFSMILTGLLLYSRSMISMIFLGHLGELALAGGSLAIGFANITGYSVLSGLAMGMEPICGQAFGAKRFKLLGLTMQRTVLLLLLTSLFISFFWLNIKKLLLLCGQEEDIANEAQFYIYYSLPDLILQSLLHPLRIYLRSQSITLPLTCCAALSIILHVPINYLFVSVLNLGIGGIALSAVITNFNLVASLIIYVVVSGTHKKTWPGISRSCFKGWKRLLNLAIPSCVSVCLEWWWYEIMILLCGLLVNPHASVASMGVLIQTTALIYIFPSSLSFGVSTRVGNELGAGNPVRAKIAALVGLCFSFVLGFSALAFAISVRKVWATMFTGDGEILALTSMVLPIIGLCELGNCPQTTVCGVLRGTARPKLGANINLGCFYLVGMPVAVWLGFFAGFDFKGLWLGMLAAQGSCMITMMFVLARTNWEGQALRAKELTSCDSNEEKKLVEEEEEKDVEEAFLGSSQLLV, encoded by the coding sequence ATGCATCAGTTATCACCCACCTCAACTTTCTGTGAAAGGAATGAGGGCCACCCAAAGATATCGAATCCCCAATTACAGGTTGAGACCAACATGTGCACCAGTTTGATCCCCAAATCCCCAACATCATGtcaacaacatcatcaccaAACACAAAATCCCAACAAAACCCATTTCTCCCTGGCCCTCCTCCAAGCCAAATGTATTTCCAACATATCCTTCTCCATGATCCTAACTGGTCTATTACTCTATTCTCGCTCCATGATCTCCATGATCTTCCTTGGCCACCTCGGAGAACTCGCTCTCGCAGGTGGCTCCTTAGCCATCGGATTCGCCAACATCACTGGCTACTCTGTTCTCTCTGGCCTCGCCATGGGAATGGAACCCATCTGCGGTCAGGCCTTCGGAGCCAAAAGGTTCAAACTTCTCGGCCTCACCATGCAGAGAACCGTGCTCCTTCTTCTCCTAACTTCACTTTTCATCTCATTCTTCTGGCTCAACATCAAGAAACTATTACTCCTATGTGGCCAAGAAGAAGACATAGCCAATGAGGCACAATTCTATATATATTACTCTCTCCCAGATCTTATATTACAATCGCTGCTGCACCCTCTAAGAATCTATCTTCGTAGCCAATCAATAACTCTTCCTCTCACGTGCTGCGCCGCTCTCTCCATTATCCTCCACGTGCCCATCAACTACCTTTTTGTCTCCGTCCTCAACCTCGGAATCGGAGGCATCGCGTTAAGCGCCGTGATCACAAATTTCAACCTCGTCGCGTCGTTGATTATTTACGTTGTGGTATCAGGCACGCACAAGAAAACGTGGCCGGGTATTTCCAGGTCGTGCTTCAAGGGGTGGAAAAGGCTCTTGAATCTCGCAATTCCGAGTTGCGTGTCGGTTTGTCTGGAATGGTGGTGGTACGAGATAATGATTTTACTGTGCGGATTGTTAGTGAACCCTCATGCAAGTGTTGCCTCCATGGGGGTTTTGATTCAAACCACGGCTTTGATATACATTTTTCCGTCGTCTTTAAGTTTTGGAGTGTCGACGCGTGTTGGAAACGAGTTGGGTGCGGGGAATCCTGTGAGGGCGAAAATTGCGGCGCTGGTGGGACTCTGTTTCAGTTTCGTGTTGGGGTTCTCTGCTTTGGCGTTCGCGATCTCGGTGAGGAAGGTTTGGGCGACGATGTTCACGGGGGACGGAGAAATCCTTGCTTTGACGTCGATGGTGTTGCCTATCATTGGGCTTTGCGAGCTAGGGAACTGTCCCCAGACGACTGTTTGCGGTGTTTTGAGGGGGACGGCGAGGCCGAAATTGGGGGCGAACATAAACTTAGGTTGCTTCTACCTAGTGGGCATGCCCGTTGCGGTGTGGTTGGGGTTCTTTGCAGGGTTTGACTTCAAAGGGCTGTGGCTGGGGATGTTGGCGGCGCAGGGATCTTGTATGATCACAATGATGTTCGTGTTGGCCCGGACCAATTGGGAGGGTCAAGCTTTGAGAGCTAAGGAACTCACTTCATGTGATTCTAACGAGGAGAAAAAACTGGTcgaggaggaagaagagaaagatgtTGAGGAAGCTTTTCTGGGATCCTCTCAGTTACTTGTTTGA